The Amycolatopsis umgeniensis DNA segment AAGGGCGCCCCGTTCCTCGCCGACCCCATCGTCGTCAAGGCCGACCCGGGCGGCGCGCCCGAGATCGCCTACGAAGCCGGTGCCGACCTGGTCGGCTGGGCGCACAACGAGACCTCGACCGGTGTCGCCGTGCCGGTCCGCCGCCCCGAAGGCAGCGAAGGCGCACTCGTCGCCATCGACGCCACCTCCGGCGCGGGCGGCCTGCCGGTCAAGGCCGAAGATTTCGACGTCTACTACTTCGCGCCCCAGAAGTCCTTCGCCTCCGACGGTGGCCTCTGGATCGCGCTGGCCTCGCCCGCCGCGGTCGAGCGCATCGGCGAGATCGGCGCGAGCGACCGCTGGATCCCCGAGTTCCTGTCGCTGACCACGGCGCTCGACAACTCCCGCAAGGACCAGACGTACAACACCCCCTCGGTGTCGACGCTGTTCCTGCTGGCCGACCAGATCGAGTGGATGAACTCGAACGGCGGTCTCGAGTGGACCACCGCACGCACGCGCGACTCGTCGACCCGGCTGTACGAATGGGCCGAGAAGACCTCGTACACGACGCCGTTCGTCACCGATCCGTCGCTGCGCTCGCAGGTCGTCGGCACCATCGACTTCGCCGACGAGGTGGACGCCTCCGCGGTGGCGAAGGTGCTGCGCGCCAACGGGATCGTCGACACCGAGCCGTACCGGAAGCTCGGCCGCAACCAGCTGCGCGTCGGTCTGTTCCCGGCCATCGACCCGGACGACATCACGAAGCTGACCCAGAGCATCGAGTACGTAGTCGAGCGCCTCGGCTGAGCTAGCTGCGCGTGAAGGCCCCCTTCCCTCGGACCAGCCGAGGGAAGGGGGCCTTCACGCGCTCGGAGAAGATCGCGGCCAGCACCAGGAGCAGAAGGCCGTACAGCACGAAGGATTCCGTCGCCAGCCACCAGCCGAAGCTCCCGGCGGGCCGCGGCGCGAGCCACATCGGCGCGACGACGAACAGCGCCGCCGTCACCACCGCGAGCGCGTACGAAACGACCGATCGCAGCCAGACCAGCAGCACGAGGATCGGCACGCACCAGATCCAGTGGTGCGTCCAGGAAACCGGCGACGCCAGCAGCCCGCCGATCGCGCAAGCGGTCAGCGCGAACACCGGTTCCGCGACCCGCACGATCACGAACCCGGTCAGCGCGACTACCACGATCGCGGCCATCACCCAGACGACGGACTCCGCCGATCCGAGCCCGAACCGCGCGAGCATCCCGCGCAAGGACTGGTTGCCGACGTAACCGCTGTCGCCGATGCGGCTGGTGTCGAAAAGGATGTTCGTCCAGAACTTCGCCGACGCGCCGGGCGCGAACGCGAACATCAGCAGACCCGCGCCGAGGAAACCGGCCACGACCCGTGCGGCGGAGCGGAAGTCCTTGCGGAACAAGAAGAACAAGATGAAGAACGCCGGGGTCAGCTTGATCGCCGCGGCGACGCCGATCAGCAATCCCTTCGTGCGGGCCCGGCCCGGCAGCAGGGCGTCGAGCACGACCAGCAGCATCAGCAGGGTGTTGATCTGGCCGAAGCCGAGCGTCGAGCGGACAGGCTCCATGATCCCGCCCGCCGCCTGCGCCCCGATCGCCGCCAGCGCGGCGATCGCGCGACCCCGGACAGCGGAACGGTCGGTGAGCGAGCCGTTGAGCGTCGCGACGAAGAGGTACACGACGATCCCGCCCGCGATGATCGACGCGAGCCCGACCAGTCTCGTGGCGAGCGCGGCGGAAAGCAGGGTGCCGGGCACGAACACCGCCGCCGCGAACGGTGTGTAGGTGAAGGGCAGCCAGCCCCCGTGCGTCTGCACCCACATGCCGTACGGGTCGCCCGAGTCGAGCAGCAGCCGCGCGCCGCCGATGTAGACCTCGAGGTCCTGGCCGTCGAACACCTTGAGCGTGAACAGGACGCCGACC contains these protein-coding regions:
- a CDS encoding glycosyltransferase 87 family protein; protein product: MLVGLSGRKLAGALIALEVVVVGVLFTLKVFDGQDLEVYIGGARLLLDSGDPYGMWVQTHGGWLPFTYTPFAAAVFVPGTLLSAALATRLVGLASIIAGGIVVYLFVATLNGSLTDRSAVRGRAIAALAAIGAQAAGGIMEPVRSTLGFGQINTLLMLLVVLDALLPGRARTKGLLIGVAAAIKLTPAFFILFFLFRKDFRSAARVVAGFLGAGLLMFAFAPGASAKFWTNILFDTSRIGDSGYVGNQSLRGMLARFGLGSAESVVWVMAAIVVVALTGFVIVRVAEPVFALTACAIGGLLASPVSWTHHWIWCVPILVLLVWLRSVVSYALAVVTAALFVVAPMWLAPRPAGSFGWWLATESFVLYGLLLLVLAAIFSERVKAPFPRLVRGKGAFTRS
- the serC gene encoding phosphoserine transaminase; its protein translation is MTDAPELTLPADLKPADGRFGCGPSKVRDEQLANLAKSGATYLGTSHRQKPVKSLVGRVRAGLSELFSLPEGYEVVLGNGGTTAFWDAAAFGLVRERAQHFTYGEFSSKFATVTKGAPFLADPIVVKADPGGAPEIAYEAGADLVGWAHNETSTGVAVPVRRPEGSEGALVAIDATSGAGGLPVKAEDFDVYYFAPQKSFASDGGLWIALASPAAVERIGEIGASDRWIPEFLSLTTALDNSRKDQTYNTPSVSTLFLLADQIEWMNSNGGLEWTTARTRDSSTRLYEWAEKTSYTTPFVTDPSLRSQVVGTIDFADEVDASAVAKVLRANGIVDTEPYRKLGRNQLRVGLFPAIDPDDITKLTQSIEYVVERLG